A window of the Lolium perenne isolate Kyuss_39 chromosome 7, Kyuss_2.0, whole genome shotgun sequence genome harbors these coding sequences:
- the LOC127311266 gene encoding uncharacterized protein, with translation MALGFREGSGAELHGKESGNVAPEENRAVYRYASSESFAYEGTPPAAQQMMMDRQPVVLGADGEHDEGRIPASVFERDASDPGKDWSMMSTDSVFGLQVAPSCDFTGYFLAHPELMDITTPPRDSSAGAATPTAASTPRHFESIPELGDAAPSYSFAFPKLMEDKGYSSKKNQQSREQPLTPKATPTEPRTTTDTAQPEAETSSKPEAAPQQEAAKGGMFSWMPCCS, from the exons ATGGCGTTGGGGTTCAGGGAAGGTAGCGGCGCCGAGCTGCACGGCAAGGAGAGCGGCAATGTGGCGCCCGAGGAGAACCGGGCGGTGTATCGCTACGCCTCGTCCGAGTCCTTCGCCTACGAGGGCACGCCGCCGGCGGCGCAGCAGATGATGATGGACCGGCAGCCGGTGGTCCTCGGCGCGGACGGCGAGCACGACGAGGGCCGGATCCCGGCGTCCGTGTTCGAGCGCGACGCGTCGGACCCCGGCAAGGACTGGAGCATGATGTCCACGGACTCGGTGTTCGGCCTCCAGGTGGCGCCGTCCTGCGACTTCACCGGGTACTTTCTCGCGCACCCGGAGCTCATGGATATCACCACGCCGCCCCGCGACAGCTCCGCCGGCGCCGCCACGCCTACCGCCGCCTCCACGCCGCGGCACTTCGAGAGCATCCCGGAGCTCGGCGACGCGGCCCCAAGCTACTCCTTCGCCTTCCCCAA ATTGATGGAGGACAAGGGGTACAGCTCAAAGAAAAATCAGCAGTCTCGCGAGCAGCCGCTGACGCCAAAAGCTACACCGACAGAGCCACGGACGACGACGGACACGGCGCAGCCGGAGGCGGAGACGAGCAGCAAACCGGAAGCGGCCCCGCAGCAGGAAGCAGCGAAGGGCGGCATGTTCTCGTGGATGCCCTGCTGCTCTTAA